From Candidatus Pedobacter colombiensis, one genomic window encodes:
- a CDS encoding serine hydroxymethyltransferase, giving the protein MTRDTLIFDLIDKELARQENGLELIASENFVSKQVMEAAGSCLTNKYAEGLPGKRYYGGCQVVDKIESLAIERAKKLFGAEWVNVQPHSGAQANAAVMLAVIKPGDKILGFDLSHGGHLTHGSPVNFSGKLYHPLFYGVSKEDGRIDYAKLEEVALAERPKLIIVGASAYSREWDYAFVRSVADKIGALVMADISHPAGLIARGLLQNPLPHCHIVTTTTHKTLRGPRGGMIMMGKDFENPFGLKTPKGETRMMSSVLDMAVFPGTQGGPLEHIIAAKAIAFGEALSDEYLAYVKQVQANAQAMAKAFVAKGYGIISGGTDNHLMLIDLRNKNITGKLAESALEKAEITVNKNMVPFDDKSPFVTSGIRVGTAAITTRGFKETEMEEIVDLIDQVLTNAEDESNLMQVKEKVINLVSRFPLYK; this is encoded by the coding sequence ATGACTAGAGATACATTAATTTTTGATTTGATTGACAAAGAATTGGCCCGTCAGGAAAATGGTTTGGAACTGATCGCGTCTGAAAACTTTGTGAGCAAACAGGTGATGGAGGCTGCAGGTTCTTGCTTAACCAATAAATATGCTGAAGGACTACCAGGTAAAAGGTATTATGGTGGATGCCAGGTGGTTGATAAAATAGAAAGCTTAGCTATTGAGCGTGCTAAAAAACTTTTTGGTGCAGAATGGGTAAACGTACAACCACATTCAGGAGCACAGGCAAATGCTGCAGTAATGCTTGCGGTGATTAAGCCAGGTGATAAAATTCTTGGTTTTGATCTTTCACATGGCGGACACTTAACACATGGTTCTCCGGTTAACTTTTCAGGAAAATTGTATCACCCTTTATTTTACGGTGTATCAAAAGAAGATGGTAGGATCGATTATGCAAAGTTGGAAGAAGTAGCCCTTGCAGAACGTCCTAAATTAATTATCGTTGGTGCTTCGGCTTATTCCAGAGAATGGGATTATGCATTCGTACGCAGCGTGGCTGATAAAATTGGTGCATTGGTAATGGCCGATATTTCTCACCCGGCGGGCTTAATTGCTCGTGGATTATTACAAAACCCACTTCCACATTGCCATATCGTTACTACAACTACCCATAAAACTTTACGTGGCCCTCGTGGTGGTATGATCATGATGGGTAAAGATTTTGAAAACCCGTTCGGATTAAAAACTCCAAAAGGAGAGACAAGGATGATGTCATCAGTTTTAGATATGGCAGTTTTCCCGGGTACTCAGGGTGGTCCGTTAGAACATATTATTGCTGCTAAAGCCATCGCTTTTGGTGAAGCTCTAAGTGATGAGTATTTAGCTTATGTAAAACAAGTACAAGCAAACGCACAGGCAATGGCTAAAGCTTTTGTGGCTAAAGGATATGGAATCATTTCAGGTGGTACCGATAACCATTTAATGCTGATCGATCTACGCAATAAAAACATCACCGGTAAACTTGCCGAAAGTGCATTGGAAAAAGCAGAGATCACTGTAAATAAAAACATGGTTCCTTTTGATGACAAATCTCCATTTGTAACCTCAGGAATTAGGGTTGGTACTGCAGCCATCACAACCAGAGGTTTTAAGGAAACCGAAATGGAAGAAATTGTTGATCTGATTGATCAGGTATTGACAAATGCAGAAGATGAAAGTAATTTAATGCAAGTAAAGGAAAAAGTGATAAATTTAGTAAGTCGTTTTCCATTGTATAAATAA
- a CDS encoding GntR family transcriptional regulator produces the protein MKPVKFFDYIHVDEYSSTPKYLQLTNSILSAIESGKIQKDYLLPSINELSYELEISRDTAEKGYKYLKKIGVVGSVPGKGYYIISTDFRRTLKIFLLFNKLSSHKKIIYDAFIKALGDHVAVDFYIYNNDFNLFKKLISNRKEDYSHYVIIPHFMEGHDHVHEVINLIPKEKLVILDKLVPGVSGEYAAVYENFENDIYNALDQARGHLEKYHTIKMIMPNRSYYPVEILKGFYRFCQQYAFTPKVINQILTEDIAEGEVYINLMEDDLVILIERLINMKLKLGKDVGVISYNETPLKKIILNGITTISTDFRQMGEMTAKLILENSKEHLEVPFHLTLRASL, from the coding sequence ATGAAGCCGGTGAAATTTTTTGACTATATCCATGTTGATGAGTATTCTTCAACGCCAAAGTACTTACAGTTAACCAATTCTATTTTGAGTGCTATAGAATCCGGGAAGATTCAGAAAGATTACCTGCTGCCCTCTATTAATGAGTTGAGTTACGAACTGGAGATTTCCAGAGATACTGCAGAAAAGGGGTATAAGTACCTTAAAAAGATTGGTGTAGTAGGCTCTGTGCCCGGCAAAGGCTACTACATCATCAGTACCGATTTTAGACGGACGCTTAAAATATTTTTACTTTTCAATAAACTCAGCTCGCATAAAAAGATCATCTACGATGCTTTTATAAAGGCATTGGGGGATCATGTTGCTGTAGATTTTTATATTTATAACAACGATTTTAACCTCTTTAAAAAACTCATTTCCAATAGAAAAGAAGATTATTCTCATTATGTGATTATCCCACATTTTATGGAAGGGCATGATCATGTGCATGAAGTGATTAACCTGATTCCCAAAGAAAAACTAGTGATATTGGACAAGTTGGTTCCGGGGGTGAGTGGTGAATATGCTGCGGTGTATGAAAATTTTGAGAATGATATCTATAATGCGCTGGATCAGGCCAGGGGGCATTTAGAGAAGTATCATACGATTAAGATGATCATGCCTAATCGAAGTTATTATCCTGTTGAAATTCTGAAAGGGTTTTATCGCTTTTGTCAGCAATATGCCTTTACACCGAAAGTGATCAATCAAATCCTTACAGAAGACATTGCGGAAGGAGAGGTTTATATCAACCTGATGGAGGATGATCTGGTAATCCTGATTGAAAGGCTCATCAATATGAAATTGAAATTAGGTAAAGATGTAGGCGTGATTTCCTACAATGAAACGCCACTAAAGAAGATCATTTTAAATGGAATAACAACAATCTCTACAGATTTCAGACAGATGGGAGAGATGACGGCTAAGCTTATATTGGAGAACTCTAAAGAACATCTGGAGGTTCCATTTCATTTAACCTTAAGGGCTTCCTTATAG
- a CDS encoding FGGY family carbohydrate kinase — protein MKATPVIAVFDVGKTNKKLFLFDEQYKIVFERSARFLETVDEDGDPCENLESLRLSIFDSLREVFKNPAFEVKSINFATYGASFVYIDANGNPLAPLYNYLKEYPEALKDQFYNTYGGMEEFSNRTASPVLGSLNSGMQLYRIKYEKPELFEQIKYALHLPQYLSYLISGEAYSDITSIGCHTNLWDFTKNDYHEWVRKEGIIDKLAPIVPSDSVLPAAFPGNNYAVGPGFHDSSAALVPYLVNFHEPFILLSTGTWCISLNPFNSTPLTTEELENDCLCYLQYEGKPVKASRLFAGYEHEQQVKRIAAHFGTDVIAYRSVPFDPKIIEELQQMDKGANLEADTTKGLKESPFSKRDLHDYPTDVMAYHQLIFDLVNQQYISTGRVLHGTTVKRIFVDGGFSKNVIFMNLLAAAFPELEVFAAYMAQATAVGAALAIHKSWNTKPLPNDIIELKYYAGGTVLH, from the coding sequence ATGAAGGCAACTCCTGTAATAGCTGTGTTTGATGTAGGTAAGACAAATAAAAAATTGTTCCTTTTTGATGAACAGTATAAAATTGTTTTCGAAAGATCAGCCAGGTTTCTGGAGACTGTTGATGAGGATGGAGATCCCTGCGAAAATCTGGAAAGCTTAAGGCTCTCTATTTTTGATTCGCTAAGAGAAGTGTTTAAAAATCCGGCTTTCGAAGTGAAATCCATCAATTTTGCTACTTATGGAGCAAGTTTTGTATATATTGATGCCAATGGAAATCCATTGGCTCCTTTATACAATTACCTTAAAGAGTACCCAGAAGCTTTAAAAGATCAGTTTTACAATACTTATGGGGGGATGGAAGAGTTTTCTAATCGTACTGCTTCTCCGGTTTTAGGAAGTCTAAACTCGGGGATGCAACTTTACCGCATCAAGTATGAGAAACCTGAATTGTTTGAGCAAATTAAGTACGCGCTTCACCTGCCACAATATTTAAGCTACTTGATTTCAGGTGAAGCTTACTCGGACATTACCAGTATAGGCTGTCACACCAATTTGTGGGATTTTACTAAAAATGATTACCACGAATGGGTACGGAAAGAGGGTATAATTGATAAGCTTGCGCCTATCGTTCCTTCGGATAGTGTGCTTCCTGCTGCTTTTCCGGGGAACAATTATGCGGTAGGTCCGGGTTTTCATGATAGCTCAGCAGCATTGGTGCCTTATTTGGTTAATTTCCATGAACCCTTTATATTGCTGTCTACAGGGACCTGGTGTATCAGCTTAAATCCATTCAATTCTACTCCACTTACGACAGAAGAACTTGAAAACGATTGCCTTTGCTATTTACAGTACGAAGGAAAGCCTGTTAAGGCTTCACGTCTTTTTGCAGGCTATGAGCATGAGCAACAAGTAAAGCGCATTGCAGCCCATTTTGGCACGGATGTAATCGCTTACCGCTCAGTTCCATTCGATCCTAAAATAATAGAGGAATTACAGCAAATGGATAAAGGAGCCAATCTTGAAGCGGACACAACTAAAGGTTTGAAAGAATCTCCTTTCTCTAAACGCGATCTCCATGATTATCCTACCGATGTGATGGCTTATCACCAGTTGATCTTTGATCTGGTAAACCAGCAATACATTTCGACGGGCAGAGTACTGCATGGAACGACCGTAAAACGCATATTTGTAGATGGTGGATTTAGTAAGAATGTGATATTTATGAATTTACTGGCTGCCGCTTTTCCGGAGTTGGAGGTGTTTGCTGCCTATATGGCTCAGGCAACTGCTGTTGGGGCTGCGCTTGCGATACATAAATCATGGAATACAAAACCTTTACCTAACGATATTATTGAATTAAAATATTATGCGGGAGGGACTGTTTTGCATTAA
- a CDS encoding bifunctional aldolase/short-chain dehydrogenase, with product MSTRTTDFKHVSYLWDDAKAAEMAGDEVALLIYRSNLLGADLRLTNYGGGNTSCKAIAKDPLTGQETEIMWVKGSGGDLGTLKSSGLAALYVDRLRDLKNIYRGLAHEDEMVELFNHCIYDLNSKAPSIDTPLHGFLPFAHIDHLHPDAAIALAAAKDGERITKELFNGTIGWVPWQKPGFELGLMLRKCLDENPGIRGIMLGSHGLFTWGDTAYESYMNTLEVIERCAEYLEENYGKKGPVFGGQKIGSAEKEQRTRQAAAIAPVLRGFCSSERHMVGHFTDDARVLEFINSNDLDRLAPLGTSCPDHFLRTKISPLVLKLEPTEDLSDVKSLKERLAPEFEAYRKMYAEYYNSCKHSNSPAIRDANPVIILYPGIGMFSFSKDKQTARVAAEFYTNAINVMKGAEAISEYTSLPRQEAFNIEYWLLEEAKLQRMPKPKPLSGRIALITGSAGGIGKAIARKFVEEGAVVVLNDMNAERLQGAVDEFESKFGKDSYATAVLNVTNAEEIAGAFDIAALAFGGVDIVINNAGLSISKTIADHTEKDWDLLYDVLVKGQFFITQAAVVTMQKQEIGGDILNIVSKNALVSGPNNAGYGSAKAAQLHLSRLNAAELGVDGIRVNVVNPDAVISDSNIWAGGWAEGRAKAYGITVAELPAYYAKRTLLNEIILPDDIANACFAFVGGLLNKSTGNVLNVDGGVANAFVR from the coding sequence GATTTTAAACATGTAAGCTATTTGTGGGATGATGCAAAGGCTGCTGAAATGGCCGGTGATGAAGTTGCACTGTTAATCTACCGTTCAAATTTATTAGGTGCAGATTTGCGCTTAACCAACTATGGAGGTGGCAATACTTCATGTAAGGCTATTGCTAAAGATCCATTAACAGGGCAGGAAACAGAAATCATGTGGGTCAAGGGATCTGGTGGAGATTTGGGTACTTTAAAAAGCAGTGGTCTTGCAGCTTTGTATGTAGACCGTCTGCGTGATCTTAAAAATATTTACAGAGGTTTGGCGCACGAAGATGAAATGGTTGAGCTTTTTAACCACTGCATCTACGACCTGAACTCTAAAGCGCCATCTATTGATACGCCTTTGCATGGCTTCCTGCCTTTTGCGCATATCGATCACTTGCATCCTGATGCAGCAATTGCCTTAGCGGCAGCTAAAGATGGTGAGCGCATTACCAAAGAGCTGTTTAATGGAACAATTGGCTGGGTGCCATGGCAAAAGCCAGGCTTTGAGTTGGGCTTAATGCTGCGCAAATGTTTAGATGAAAATCCGGGCATCAGGGGGATCATGTTAGGTTCGCATGGATTATTTACCTGGGGTGATACAGCATATGAAAGCTATATGAATACCCTTGAGGTAATTGAAAGGTGTGCTGAGTACCTGGAAGAAAATTATGGTAAAAAAGGTCCGGTATTTGGCGGACAGAAAATAGGAAGTGCAGAAAAAGAGCAACGTACTAGACAGGCTGCAGCAATTGCTCCTGTATTGAGAGGCTTCTGTTCTAGCGAAAGACACATGGTAGGACATTTTACAGATGATGCAAGAGTTTTGGAGTTCATCAACTCGAATGATCTTGATCGCTTGGCACCATTGGGTACAAGCTGTCCTGACCACTTTTTACGCACCAAGATCAGTCCGCTGGTACTGAAACTGGAGCCTACTGAAGATCTTAGTGATGTTAAATCGCTGAAAGAAAGATTAGCGCCTGAATTCGAAGCTTACAGAAAAATGTATGCTGAATACTACAATTCATGCAAACACAGCAATAGCCCTGCAATACGTGATGCCAATCCGGTAATTATCCTTTATCCTGGTATCGGAATGTTCTCTTTCTCAAAAGATAAACAAACCGCAAGAGTAGCTGCCGAGTTTTACACCAATGCCATCAATGTGATGAAAGGCGCAGAAGCCATTTCTGAATACACTTCTTTACCGAGACAGGAAGCGTTTAACATTGAATACTGGTTGTTGGAAGAAGCAAAACTGCAAAGAATGCCTAAGCCTAAACCGCTTTCAGGAAGAATTGCCTTGATTACCGGTAGTGCTGGCGGTATTGGAAAGGCTATTGCTCGTAAGTTTGTTGAGGAAGGTGCTGTAGTAGTGCTAAATGATATGAATGCCGAGCGTTTGCAAGGTGCTGTCGATGAGTTTGAAAGTAAATTTGGTAAGGACAGCTATGCTACAGCAGTATTAAATGTAACCAATGCTGAAGAAATTGCTGGTGCATTTGACATTGCTGCACTTGCTTTTGGGGGAGTAGATATTGTGATCAACAATGCTGGTCTTTCCATCTCAAAAACGATAGCCGATCATACCGAAAAAGATTGGGACCTGCTGTATGATGTATTGGTAAAAGGCCAGTTTTTTATTACCCAGGCTGCAGTGGTAACGATGCAGAAGCAAGAAATCGGGGGTGATATTTTGAATATTGTGAGTAAAAATGCGCTGGTTAGTGGACCAAACAATGCAGGTTATGGTAGCGCTAAAGCTGCTCAGCTACATTTGAGCAGATTAAATGCTGCTGAACTGGGTGTTGATGGTATCCGTGTAAACGTAGTTAACCCGGATGCAGTAATCAGTGATAGCAATATCTGGGCTGGTGGATGGGCTGAAGGCCGTGCAAAAGCTTATGGAATTACTGTTGCAGAGTTGCCTGCTTACTATGCAAAACGTACCTTGCTAAATGAAATAATTTTACCGGATGATATTGCCAATGCTTGTTTTGCTTTTGTGGGCGGATTGTTGAACAAATCAACCGGGAATGTATTAAATGTGGATGGCGGCGTAGCTAACGCCTTTGTCCGTTAA
- the dxs gene encoding 1-deoxy-D-xylulose-5-phosphate synthase — MEDINGPFLPNINYPADLKRYKEQDLEQIAQELRQYIIDVVSVNGGHFSSSLGVVELTVALHYVLNTPYDKLVWDVGHQAYGHKILTGRKSVFHTNRIINGISGFPKISESEYDTFGVGHSSTSISAALGMAVASHYKGETDRQHVAVIGDGAMTAGLAFEGLNHAGIENSNLLVILNDNCMSIDPNVGALKEYLTNITTSKSYNRFRDDISQVLIKLSELGPNAHKFVKKIEKSIKGTLLKQSNLFEALNFRYFGPVDGHDVQRLVQVIRDLKDIPGPKLLHIVTLKGKGFALAEKDQTKWHAPGLFDKITGEIKKSVSDKPQPPKYQDVFGHTLVELAEANKNIVGITPAMPSGSSMNIMMKAMPNRAFDVGIAEQHAVTFSAGLATQGLVPFCNIYSSFMQRAYDQVIHDVAIQNLNVVFCLDRAGLAGSDGATHHGAYDLAYMRCIPNMTVAAPMNEEELRNLMYTAQLENAGPFSIRYPRGNGVMPDWKRPFKTIEVGKGRKICDGEDVAILTIGHVGNFAVEACKELNSEGIHPAHYDMRFVKPLDEVILHDVFKRYKYVVTVEDGCLQGGMGSAVLEFMADHNYNGQVIRLGIPDEFIEHGEQPELWALCGYDTNAIITTIKKIAVGRTTATIAS; from the coding sequence ATGGAAGATATTAACGGTCCGTTTTTACCCAACATAAATTATCCTGCTGATTTAAAGCGGTATAAAGAACAAGATTTAGAGCAAATAGCCCAGGAACTTCGCCAATACATCATTGATGTAGTAAGCGTAAACGGGGGACATTTTTCATCCAGTCTTGGTGTTGTGGAACTAACGGTTGCTTTACATTATGTATTAAACACCCCTTACGATAAGCTGGTTTGGGATGTTGGTCACCAAGCCTATGGTCATAAAATATTGACCGGAAGAAAGTCTGTATTTCATACAAACCGAATCATTAATGGAATCAGTGGGTTCCCTAAAATAAGTGAAAGTGAATACGATACGTTTGGCGTAGGCCACTCTTCTACCTCGATCTCTGCTGCATTAGGTATGGCTGTCGCTTCGCATTACAAAGGCGAAACAGATCGTCAGCATGTTGCGGTTATTGGCGATGGCGCTATGACTGCAGGACTTGCTTTTGAGGGACTAAATCACGCGGGTATTGAAAATTCTAACCTACTGGTGATTTTGAACGACAATTGCATGTCAATTGATCCTAATGTTGGTGCTTTAAAAGAATATTTAACGAACATTACCACTTCGAAATCTTATAACCGCTTTAGGGATGACATTTCGCAAGTGTTGATTAAACTTTCAGAGCTTGGGCCAAATGCGCACAAGTTTGTAAAGAAAATAGAAAAAAGCATTAAAGGTACTTTGCTTAAACAAAGCAATTTATTTGAAGCACTAAACTTCAGGTACTTTGGTCCGGTCGACGGGCATGATGTGCAACGTTTGGTGCAGGTGATCAGGGATTTAAAAGATATCCCTGGGCCTAAGCTTTTACATATTGTGACTTTAAAAGGCAAAGGCTTTGCTTTGGCCGAGAAAGACCAGACCAAATGGCATGCACCGGGTTTGTTCGATAAAATCACTGGTGAAATCAAGAAATCGGTATCCGATAAACCTCAACCACCAAAATACCAGGATGTTTTTGGACATACGCTGGTAGAACTTGCTGAGGCTAATAAAAACATTGTTGGGATTACCCCTGCTATGCCTTCTGGCTCATCGATGAATATCATGATGAAAGCTATGCCAAACCGTGCATTTGACGTGGGTATTGCAGAACAACACGCCGTAACATTTTCTGCGGGTTTAGCTACACAAGGGCTTGTTCCTTTTTGTAACATCTACTCTAGCTTTATGCAAAGGGCTTATGATCAGGTGATACATGATGTAGCCATCCAGAACCTGAATGTGGTATTTTGTTTAGACCGTGCCGGTCTTGCCGGATCAGACGGTGCTACGCATCACGGAGCTTATGATCTTGCCTATATGCGTTGCATCCCGAACATGACCGTTGCAGCTCCAATGAATGAAGAAGAGCTCCGTAACCTAATGTACACCGCTCAGCTCGAAAATGCAGGTCCTTTCTCCATTCGTTACCCGAGAGGAAACGGAGTGATGCCCGATTGGAAACGTCCATTTAAAACTATTGAGGTGGGTAAAGGCCGAAAGATATGTGACGGCGAGGATGTTGCTATATTAACGATTGGCCATGTTGGCAACTTTGCCGTTGAAGCTTGTAAGGAGCTCAACAGTGAAGGCATACATCCCGCACATTACGATATGCGTTTTGTGAAGCCTTTGGACGAAGTCATACTACATGACGTGTTTAAGCGCTATAAGTATGTAGTAACAGTTGAGGATGGTTGCCTGCAAGGTGGAATGGGAAGTGCTGTGCTAGAGTTTATGGCAGATCATAATTACAATGGTCAGGTGATTAGATTGGGTATTCCTGATGAGTTTATAGAACATGGTGAACAACCAGAATTATGGGCTCTTTGTGGCTATGACACCAATGCAATCATTACAACCATAAAGAAAATTGCTGTTGGCAGAACCACTGCCACGATCGCATCATAA
- a CDS encoding TIM barrel protein: protein MNLENYQIESHNSELLPKHQRKLAFVKDEVANAEGIIQKLIDFQIGIPSWALGTGGTRFGRFSSGGEPRNIEEKIEDIGLLHKLNAASGAISLHIPWDTAENVPAIKALVAQHGLTFDAMNSNTFQDQAGSAHSYKFGSLQHVNKAVRKQAIEHNIEVIRQGVELGSKALTVWLADGSCFPGQLNFRKAFQNTLESLQEIYAALPADWKVFVEYKAFEPNFYSTTVGDWGQSLLYANKLGPKAFTLVDLGHHLPNANIEQIVSLLLMEGKLGGFHFNDSKYGDDDLTAGSMKPYQLFLIFNELVEGMDARGMNHREDLAWMIDASHNVKDPLEDLLQSVEAIMLAYAQALSVDRGALQKAQDENDVARAQEILQQAFRTDLRPLVAEARLRAGAALAPLELFRASNVRQELIKSRGLKTVATGL from the coding sequence ATGAACTTAGAAAATTATCAGATTGAATCACATAATAGCGAGCTTTTGCCTAAACATCAGCGTAAGCTTGCTTTTGTCAAAGATGAAGTTGCAAATGCAGAAGGTATCATACAAAAGTTGATCGATTTTCAGATCGGAATTCCAAGTTGGGCTTTAGGTACAGGGGGAACACGTTTCGGACGTTTTTCTTCAGGTGGAGAGCCTCGTAACATTGAAGAAAAGATCGAAGATATAGGCTTGTTGCATAAGTTAAATGCAGCAAGTGGTGCAATTTCGCTGCATATTCCATGGGATACCGCAGAAAATGTACCTGCTATAAAAGCACTGGTTGCGCAGCATGGTTTAACATTTGATGCGATGAACTCCAATACTTTTCAGGATCAGGCTGGTTCGGCACATAGCTATAAGTTCGGTTCTTTGCAGCATGTAAATAAAGCAGTAAGAAAACAAGCCATTGAACACAATATTGAAGTAATCCGTCAAGGAGTTGAGTTGGGGTCTAAAGCATTAACCGTATGGCTGGCCGATGGATCATGCTTCCCGGGACAATTAAACTTTAGAAAAGCTTTCCAAAACACATTGGAAAGTTTACAGGAAATATATGCCGCTTTGCCGGCCGATTGGAAAGTGTTTGTAGAATACAAAGCTTTCGAACCAAATTTCTATTCTACAACGGTAGGAGATTGGGGTCAGTCTTTATTATATGCAAACAAGCTGGGCCCTAAAGCCTTTACGCTGGTCGACCTTGGTCACCACCTGCCAAATGCGAATATCGAGCAAATTGTTTCTTTATTGCTGATGGAAGGGAAGTTGGGTGGATTCCACTTCAATGATTCAAAATACGGAGATGACGATTTAACTGCGGGCAGCATGAAGCCTTATCAGTTGTTCCTGATCTTTAATGAACTGGTTGAAGGAATGGATGCACGTGGTATGAACCACAGAGAAGATTTAGCCTGGATGATTGATGCCTCGCATAACGTTAAAGATCCGCTTGAAGATCTTTTACAATCAGTGGAAGCGATTATGCTGGCTTACGCACAGGCCTTATCTGTAGACCGTGGAGCTTTACAAAAGGCACAGGACGAAAATGATGTAGCCCGTGCGCAGGAAATCTTGCAGCAGGCCTTCCGTACAGATTTGCGTCCGCTCGTAGCTGAAGCTCGTTTACGTGCCGGTGCAGCTTTGGCTCCGCTTGAATTGTTTAGAGCAAGTAATGTTAGACAAGAGTTGATTAAAAGCCGTGGTTTAAAAACTGTAGCAACTGGATTATAA